One segment of Niabella beijingensis DNA contains the following:
- a CDS encoding universal stress protein: MKTILVPTDLSTESISIVHKALQHSREHKVEIILLHLVQPVHDIGDLLRSSKRRFYSQLPQAFCEAVQVLKKCYLEQAHIRFEICYCNTGRVFRHILESNHITEIYLLNGYSYQTPFKESIRMDQYIAASRLPVFKIDRYKQLHVSKDINLLSNLLLMPEFRKDRQYAKEETVS; encoded by the coding sequence ATGAAAACAATACTCGTTCCCACAGATCTTTCTACCGAATCCATCAGCATCGTGCATAAGGCATTGCAACACAGCCGGGAGCATAAGGTTGAGATCATTCTCCTTCATCTGGTGCAACCCGTTCATGATATTGGCGATCTGCTGCGGTCTTCCAAACGCAGATTCTACAGCCAGCTTCCCCAGGCTTTTTGCGAGGCCGTTCAGGTGCTGAAAAAATGTTATTTGGAGCAGGCGCATATCCGCTTCGAGATCTGCTATTGCAATACCGGCAGGGTATTCCGGCATATACTGGAATCCAACCATATCACAGAGATCTATTTGCTGAACGGGTACAGCTATCAGACACCGTTTAAAGAATCGATCCGGATGGATCAATACATTGCAGCCAGCAGGCTGCCGGTCTTCAAGATCGACCGTTACAAGCAATTGCACGTGTCTAAAGACATCAACCTGTTGTCGAACCTGCTGCTGATGCCCGAGTTCAGAAAAGACAGGCAATACGCCAAGGAAGAAACCGTATCCTAG
- a CDS encoding bestrophin family protein, producing MLLKKHIPFRYIFGKIRYEIIGVSIYTIIVASLYGFYNLSHLTIPLTVPTIMITVTSLLLAFKSNQAYERWWEARTIWGAIVNDSRTMARQISNYVQDSIPGDEAYFFKQTFIKRQIAWCISLSNTLRGKDPLKGAEKYIVRKDAQHLKNFNNIPMGILQLHAHSLQEAYRKGWINTYQQMEMDGTLTRFSNEMGGCERIKKTVFPVTYSFYIHISLMFIFALMPFALLDIFGWLTIPMVIALAAVYFLIEKMAVHLQDPFENKPTDTPMSSICFTIERDLKQIMFEPHHQDTNGTAGMVYEHRYYVL from the coding sequence ATGTTATTAAAAAAGCACATCCCCTTCAGATATATTTTCGGAAAGATCCGGTATGAGATCATTGGTGTTTCCATTTACACCATCATTGTGGCATCGTTGTATGGTTTTTATAACCTGTCGCACCTTACCATTCCGCTTACGGTGCCCACGATCATGATCACCGTTACCTCCCTGCTGCTGGCATTCAAAAGCAACCAGGCCTATGAGCGCTGGTGGGAGGCCCGCACTATCTGGGGCGCCATTGTAAATGACAGTCGCACCATGGCCCGGCAGATCAGCAACTACGTACAGGATTCCATACCGGGTGATGAGGCCTATTTCTTTAAGCAAACCTTTATCAAGCGGCAGATCGCGTGGTGTATCAGTCTCAGCAATACCCTGCGGGGAAAAGATCCGTTAAAAGGTGCAGAAAAATACATTGTGCGTAAGGATGCCCAGCATCTGAAAAATTTCAATAACATCCCGATGGGCATCCTGCAATTGCATGCCCATTCCCTTCAGGAAGCCTACCGTAAAGGGTGGATCAATACCTACCAGCAGATGGAGATGGATGGTACCCTTACCCGTTTCAGTAATGAGATGGGTGGCTGTGAGCGGATCAAGAAAACCGTGTTCCCGGTCACGTACAGTTTTTATATTCATATATCCCTCATGTTCATCTTTGCATTGATGCCCTTTGCGTTGCTGGATATCTTCGGCTGGCTTACCATTCCGATGGTGATCGCACTGGCAGCCGTATATTTTCTCATCGAAAAAATGGCGGTGCATCTTCAGGATCCGTTTGAGAACAAACCCACGGATACCCCGATGTCCAGTATCTGCTTTACCATCGAAAGGGATCTGAAACAGATCATGTTTGAGCCGCACCACCAGGATACCAATGGCACAGCCGGCATGGTTTACGAACACCGATACTACGTATTGTAA
- a CDS encoding Crp/Fnr family transcriptional regulator — MPQTCIMDIGSTANSPEWGKYLPLFKRLELPARKILLREGQVSKTAYFIEKGCLRIWFNNNGKDITFQFFFEGEGVSSVESFRTNQPSLFNLESIEPCIVHHISREDFQSILDQSPVIKKEIEDHMVQRLIFYQKLFLSRIKNSPQERYKELLEQRPDILQRIPQHYIASYLGITPVSLSRIRNRR, encoded by the coding sequence ATGCCGCAAACATGTATTATGGACATCGGCAGTACAGCAAATTCACCCGAGTGGGGCAAATACCTTCCTCTTTTTAAACGCCTGGAGCTCCCTGCCAGAAAAATACTGCTGCGGGAAGGACAGGTGTCAAAGACAGCTTATTTTATTGAAAAGGGCTGCCTGCGGATCTGGTTCAACAATAACGGCAAAGACATCACGTTCCAGTTTTTCTTTGAAGGCGAGGGCGTTTCATCTGTTGAGAGCTTCCGCACCAATCAGCCCAGCCTCTTCAATCTTGAAAGCATTGAACCCTGCATTGTGCACCATATTTCCCGGGAAGATTTTCAATCCATCCTGGACCAGTCCCCTGTCATAAAAAAAGAGATTGAAGATCACATGGTACAGCGGCTGATCTTTTATCAAAAGCTCTTCCTCTCCCGTATTAAGAACAGTCCGCAGGAGCGCTATAAAGAACTGTTGGAACAGCGCCCGGATATATTACAGCGGATCCCACAACACTACATTGCTTCCTACCTGGGTATTACACCTGTTTCCCTCAGCCGCATCCGCAACCGGCGTTGA
- a CDS encoding NAD(P)H-dependent oxidoreductase has protein sequence MKVVIVFNHPYEGSYCTAILTAVMAGLKTAQHEVDLIHLDKEGFNPVMTTADLLAFKNRQPVDPKVIEYKQRLEHADHLIFIFPIWWELMPALTKGFIDRVIFPGVAYDYTPSGYGMKPLLKNIKGITVITTMNTPGFLYRLVFGNAVRKAVITGTFWKMRYPNRKWINLSGVKQASGKKRNKWLRKLEQQYALL, from the coding sequence ATGAAAGTAGTTATCGTTTTCAATCACCCTTATGAAGGCAGCTATTGCACCGCCATTTTAACTGCTGTAATGGCCGGACTTAAAACAGCACAACATGAAGTGGACCTCATACACCTGGATAAGGAAGGCTTTAACCCGGTAATGACAACCGCTGATCTGTTAGCTTTTAAAAACCGGCAGCCCGTAGATCCCAAAGTGATCGAATACAAACAGCGGCTGGAGCATGCGGATCACCTCATCTTTATTTTTCCCATCTGGTGGGAGCTGATGCCCGCACTTACCAAAGGATTTATTGACAGGGTCATCTTCCCCGGTGTGGCCTATGACTATACGCCCAGTGGTTACGGGATGAAACCACTCCTTAAAAATATCAAAGGCATCACAGTGATCACTACCATGAATACGCCCGGCTTTTTATACCGCCTGGTTTTTGGCAATGCTGTGCGGAAAGCGGTGATCACCGGAACTTTCTGGAAAATGAGGTATCCCAACCGGAAATGGATCAACCTGTCCGGGGTAAAACAGGCATCCGGCAAAAAAAGAAACAAATGGCTGAGAAAGCTGGAGCAGCAATATGCACTGCTCTGA
- a CDS encoding phosphatase PAP2 family protein, which translates to MDVRRTHSPIFVRNKFNLYIQRNLFCCWLFIALANLCRAQTDTAIAPVPVIADTFRTVVSDSMPAAPDSLIQYKLNGAFFKSIFSDAAYVVSRPAHWQGKDFRNLGIVLGTTGALVLADKEIKRIVQRNQSPFVNSVANVVEPFGNRYSPYIMAGMFVVGAAVKNPELKNTALLTFKSYAIATSLYLVTKSMIRRNRPAYTDNNIDFHAPFSNDRYHTSFPSGHTLTVMTLATAVSEAYGKEHRWVPWVAYGIAGLTGVSRIYHNRHWASDVWVGAALGYFVTRSVFKNNRVKKKLGGLEVVWR; encoded by the coding sequence GTGGATGTACGAAGAACACATTCCCCTATTTTTGTAAGAAACAAGTTTAACCTGTACATCCAAAGAAATCTATTTTGTTGCTGGCTGTTTATAGCGCTGGCAAATCTGTGCCGGGCACAAACGGATACGGCCATTGCTCCCGTTCCTGTTATTGCAGATACCTTCCGAACAGTGGTTTCAGACAGCATGCCGGCCGCCCCGGACAGCCTGATCCAATACAAACTGAATGGTGCTTTTTTTAAAAGTATTTTTTCCGATGCAGCGTATGTAGTGAGTCGCCCGGCACACTGGCAGGGAAAGGATTTCCGGAACCTGGGCATTGTCCTGGGCACCACGGGCGCACTGGTACTGGCCGATAAAGAGATAAAGCGGATCGTACAGCGCAATCAAAGCCCGTTTGTAAACAGTGTAGCGAACGTGGTGGAGCCCTTTGGCAACCGTTATTCGCCTTATATTATGGCGGGCATGTTTGTAGTAGGAGCGGCCGTTAAGAACCCGGAATTAAAGAACACGGCATTGCTTACGTTCAAGTCCTATGCCATTGCCACCTCCCTGTACCTGGTTACCAAATCCATGATCCGGAGGAACCGTCCTGCGTATACGGATAACAATATCGATTTTCACGCACCCTTCTCCAACGACCGGTATCATACTTCCTTTCCTTCCGGTCATACCTTAACCGTGATGACGCTGGCTACGGCTGTTTCAGAAGCCTATGGGAAGGAACATCGCTGGGTACCCTGGGTGGCTTACGGCATTGCCGGGCTTACAGGCGTATCGCGTATTTATCACAACCGCCACTGGGCCAGTGATGTATGGGTAGGGGCGGCACTGGGCTATTTTGTAACCCGCTCTGTGTTTAAAAACAACCGGGTAAAGAAAAAGCTGGGTGGTCTGGAAGTGGTGTGGCGTTAG
- a CDS encoding adenylate/guanylate cyclase domain-containing protein has translation MLLILSVIWILFGFLFLFNILEIEKQLLTNRSLVIFCLTFAVIGLAISAALIFYLKSAFRHYPLWVSFILKLGLAFGLFVLVAFCMLAAYFVFSYHGSLSQFTARFFEDFFFTKGFLILMTDLALLTLISLVLLEVTDKYGPGGFWSMMRGEYHRPRQERRIFIFLDINNATTIAEKIGHEKYFLLLKDFFADITNPVLANGGEIYQYVGDEVVISWKESPENKIYSLRFIRQAFYILKRREKYYLGQYTVAPTFKAGIHSGEVTSGFIGIIKKDLIYSGDTLNTAARLRGKCHELQQAFILSGGFMNDFHQPFAYKITGIGEMELKGRVEKEQLFSLEFE, from the coding sequence ATGCTGCTGATCCTTTCGGTGATCTGGATCCTGTTTGGATTTCTCTTTTTATTTAATATTCTTGAAATTGAAAAGCAGCTGCTCACCAACCGTTCCCTGGTGATCTTCTGTCTTACGTTTGCAGTGATCGGACTGGCCATCTCGGCGGCGCTGATCTTTTATTTAAAATCCGCATTCCGGCATTATCCGCTCTGGGTGTCGTTTATACTGAAGCTGGGGCTGGCTTTCGGCTTATTTGTGCTGGTGGCTTTTTGTATGCTGGCTGCCTATTTTGTATTCAGCTATCATGGCAGCCTGTCGCAGTTTACCGCACGCTTCTTTGAGGACTTCTTTTTTACAAAAGGCTTTCTGATCCTGATGACGGACCTGGCGCTCCTGACCCTTATTTCACTGGTATTATTGGAGGTCACGGATAAATACGGCCCCGGAGGCTTCTGGAGCATGATGCGCGGCGAATACCACCGCCCGCGGCAGGAGCGCCGGATCTTTATTTTCCTGGATATTAATAATGCTACTACCATTGCAGAGAAGATCGGGCATGAAAAATACTTTTTACTGCTGAAGGACTTTTTTGCAGATATCACCAACCCAGTACTGGCTAACGGCGGAGAGATCTACCAGTATGTAGGCGACGAAGTAGTGATCTCCTGGAAAGAGTCGCCCGAAAACAAGATCTATTCCCTGCGCTTTATCCGCCAGGCCTTTTATATTTTAAAACGCCGGGAGAAATACTACCTTGGTCAGTATACCGTGGCGCCTACCTTTAAGGCAGGCATCCACAGCGGGGAAGTGACCTCCGGTTTTATCGGGATCATCAAAAAAGACCTGATCTATAGCGGGGATACGCTGAACACTGCGGCACGATTGCGGGGGAAATGTCATGAATTGCAGCAGGCTTTTATTTTATCCGGAGGCTTTATGAATGATTTTCACCAGCCCTTTGCCTATAAAATTACCGGCATCGGGGAAATGGAGCTGAAGGGCCGGGTAGAGAAAGAGCAGCTTTTTTCGCTGGAATTTGAATGA